One Nitrospira sp. DNA window includes the following coding sequences:
- a CDS encoding Sensory box histidine kinase/response regulator — translation MERPAHSDPAPDLQAEQVKVLYRTMPTGVAASFVNAGILAAVEWAVVPHRPLLLWVTMMWLVAGSRALLIYAYRRAVPTSWRSADWHRWMLVGTTLSGIGWGSSVYFLTPELPLPYELIQVFVLGGMTAGAVSVLSASLPIFLCYAPAVTVPLLAHLFLSNHEFHLLMGIMGTLFLLATTHSAWNFNRVMLSSMSLRLENLSLVQSLTVRTEAVERLNQEITKEIHDRRLIEERLRTAQSDLEQRIAERTNDLARANARLQEEVQEHRRTEGARLSSEQRFNYLTDNLNQGVWFAQVQPPQVLYVNPAFERIWGLPAARFYDNPKLWRDCIHPDDRRLVTEAYDAEIADPNGHDLQRIYRIVRPDGQIRWIHDRMVVHHSPTGEVDRLSGITEDITEARELEDQLRQAQKMDAVGRLAGGVAHDFNNVMTVILGYSAVLLQELSLDSSARHFVQEIQQAGERCAALTSQLLAFSRKQMLHPVSLDLHRVIRNLMALLKSLIGEHITIVLQLDPTPRWVKADAVQLEQILLNLAVNARDAMPHGGTLTLETDQVLPHQVWGPEHRQRSARTYVRLRVHDTGAGIDPATQAKIFEPFFTTKPQGRGTGLGLSTVYGIVHQSGGTITVDSVVGQGTTMTVFLPEVPALQPALPPAAPQPDGKPGTEIILLVEDEPAVRLLTQHILRTHGYTVHEAEDGIQALDLIRRSALHIDLLVTDLVMPGMNGKDLAVRLRGHFGALKVIYMSGYSDKPLATGDEAQGQTAFLQKPFLPEDLIRTVREILHAVSPA, via the coding sequence ATGGAGCGACCGGCCCACAGCGATCCTGCTCCCGATCTTCAAGCCGAACAAGTCAAGGTCTTGTACCGGACCATGCCCACCGGCGTGGCGGCGAGCTTCGTCAATGCCGGCATCCTGGCCGCGGTGGAATGGGCCGTCGTTCCCCATAGGCCTCTGCTCCTCTGGGTCACCATGATGTGGCTCGTGGCGGGCTCGCGTGCGTTGCTGATCTATGCCTATCGTCGCGCGGTTCCCACATCGTGGCGCAGCGCCGATTGGCACCGGTGGATGCTCGTAGGCACGACCCTCTCGGGCATCGGGTGGGGGAGCAGCGTGTACTTTCTCACCCCCGAGCTTCCGCTTCCCTATGAGCTGATACAGGTGTTCGTGCTGGGAGGCATGACGGCGGGCGCCGTCTCCGTCTTGTCGGCCTCGCTCCCGATATTCCTCTGTTATGCCCCGGCCGTCACCGTTCCCCTGCTCGCTCATCTTTTTCTCAGCAACCACGAGTTTCACCTGCTGATGGGGATCATGGGCACGCTGTTTCTCCTGGCCACCACCCATTCGGCCTGGAATTTCAACCGCGTGATGCTCTCGTCGATGAGCCTCCGACTGGAAAATCTCTCGTTGGTTCAATCCCTGACCGTACGCACGGAGGCGGTGGAACGGCTGAACCAGGAGATCACGAAGGAAATCCACGATCGCCGGCTCATCGAAGAGCGATTGCGAACCGCCCAGAGCGACCTTGAACAACGCATCGCCGAACGCACGAACGACCTGGCGCGCGCCAACGCCAGGCTGCAGGAGGAGGTCCAGGAACACAGGCGCACGGAGGGCGCACGACTCTCCAGCGAACAACGGTTCAATTATCTGACCGACAATCTCAACCAGGGCGTGTGGTTCGCGCAGGTGCAGCCGCCGCAGGTCCTCTACGTCAATCCTGCCTTCGAACGGATCTGGGGCCTGCCTGCCGCGCGGTTTTACGACAATCCGAAACTCTGGCGGGACTGTATCCATCCCGACGACCGGCGGCTCGTCACCGAAGCCTATGATGCGGAGATCGCCGATCCGAACGGACACGATCTGCAACGGATCTATCGAATCGTGCGCCCGGACGGACAGATCCGTTGGATTCACGACCGGATGGTCGTCCACCATTCCCCCACGGGAGAAGTCGATCGCCTGAGCGGCATCACGGAAGATATTACGGAGGCCCGCGAACTGGAAGACCAATTGCGCCAGGCGCAGAAAATGGACGCCGTCGGCCGGCTGGCGGGAGGCGTGGCCCACGACTTCAATAATGTCATGACGGTGATTCTGGGGTACAGCGCCGTCCTGCTCCAGGAATTGAGCCTGGACTCCTCGGCCCGGCACTTCGTCCAGGAAATCCAGCAGGCCGGCGAACGCTGCGCCGCGCTCACCAGCCAGTTGTTGGCCTTCAGCCGGAAACAAATGTTGCACCCGGTGTCGCTGGACCTCCATCGAGTCATCAGAAATCTCATGGCGCTGCTGAAAAGTCTGATCGGCGAACACATCACGATCGTCCTGCAACTCGACCCCACGCCGCGCTGGGTCAAGGCCGACGCCGTGCAGCTCGAACAGATCCTGCTCAACCTGGCGGTCAATGCCCGCGACGCGATGCCGCACGGAGGCACGCTCACCCTTGAGACCGACCAGGTCCTTCCCCATCAGGTCTGGGGACCGGAACATCGGCAACGTTCCGCCCGCACCTATGTGCGACTGCGCGTGCATGACACCGGGGCCGGCATCGACCCCGCCACACAGGCAAAAATATTCGAACCCTTCTTCACCACCAAGCCGCAGGGCCGCGGGACCGGACTCGGCCTCTCCACTGTCTACGGCATCGTGCATCAAAGCGGCGGGACGATTACGGTCGACAGCGTGGTGGGGCAAGGCACGACCATGACCGTGTTCCTGCCGGAAGTCCCCGCCTTGCAACCGGCCCTGCCTCCCGCCGCCCCTCAACCGGACGGCAAGCCGGGAACGGAAATCATCCTCCTGGTGGAGGACGAACCAGCCGTGCGGTTGCTGACCCAGCATATTTTACGGACCCACGGGTATACGGTTCATGAAGCGGAAGACGGCATCCAGGCCCTGGATCTGATCCGTCGCAGCGCGCTGCATATCGATCTGCTCGTGACCGATCTGGTGATGCCGGGGATGAACGGAAAGGATTTGGCCGTGCGGCTCCGAGGCCATTTCGGAGCCTTGAAGGTCATCTACATGTCGGGGTATAGCGACAAACCGCTCGCCACGGGAGATGAGGCCCAGGGCCAGACGGCATTTCTTCAGAAACCGTTCCTGCCCGAAGACTTGATCCGCACGGTGCGCGAGATCCTCCACGCCGTGTCACCGGCTTGA
- a CDS encoding Oxidoreductase, short-chain dehydrogenase/reductase family has protein sequence MLNLFSQASRSDAVVITGASTGIGAACALALDKAGYRVFAGIRNQADGDRLQRQAGPRLMPIRLDVTDPASIAAASHTVTAMMGDRGLAGLLNNAGIGVAGPVELLPLADWRRQFEVNLFGLIAATQTFLPLIRQGRGRIINMGSLAGRASMPFMAPYAASKHALEAVTDALRIELQPWGIRVAIIEPGAIATPLWSKTNKDIENWEAAWSPDLKGIYQEGFTRIKEAAAAAGERAQPASVVAEAVTHALRSRRPKTRYLIGSDAAIRSYLALLLPDRLNDWLITRIVKLPRRR, from the coding sequence ATGTTGAATCTTTTCTCACAGGCCTCTCGATCCGACGCCGTCGTCATCACCGGCGCCTCCACCGGCATCGGTGCCGCCTGCGCCCTCGCGCTCGACAAGGCGGGGTATCGTGTCTTCGCCGGTATCCGCAACCAGGCCGACGGCGACAGGCTCCAGCGCCAAGCCGGCCCGCGCCTCATGCCGATTCGCCTCGACGTGACCGACCCTGCTTCGATCGCGGCGGCCAGCCATACCGTCACGGCCATGATGGGCGACCGCGGCCTCGCGGGCCTGCTCAACAACGCCGGGATCGGCGTCGCGGGGCCCGTCGAACTGTTACCCCTCGCCGATTGGCGGCGGCAGTTCGAGGTGAACCTCTTCGGACTCATTGCGGCCACCCAGACGTTCCTGCCGTTGATCCGCCAAGGACGGGGACGCATCATCAATATGGGTTCCCTTGCCGGGCGCGCCTCCATGCCCTTCATGGCTCCCTATGCCGCTTCGAAACATGCGCTGGAAGCGGTCACCGATGCGCTCCGCATCGAGTTGCAACCTTGGGGCATCCGCGTGGCGATCATCGAGCCCGGCGCGATCGCGACTCCCCTGTGGAGCAAGACCAACAAAGACATCGAGAACTGGGAGGCGGCCTGGAGTCCCGACCTCAAGGGTATCTATCAAGAGGGCTTCACCCGTATCAAGGAAGCGGCGGCAGCGGCAGGAGAACGGGCCCAGCCGGCCTCCGTCGTCGCCGAGGCCGTGACGCACGCCCTGCGATCGCGCCGACCGAAAACCCGGTACCTCATCGGCTCGGACGCGGCCATCCGTTCCTATCTGGCCCTGCTCCTTCCGGATCGCCTGAACGATTGGCTGATCACCAGGATCGTCAAGCTGCCGCGGCGCCGCTGA
- a CDS encoding NmrA/HSCARG family protein has translation MGDKRIIAVVGATGLQGGGLARAILVDRTSGMAVRALTRDVHSDKAKELARLGAEVVATDVGDVESLKRAFAGAYGAFCVTFFWAHLSPEREFAEAEAMAKAAKAAGLQHVIWSTLEDTRRWIPLADNRMPTLLGKYKVPHFDAKGEADQVFRQLGVPTTFLLTSFYWDNLIHFGMGPKKGPDGRLAFTLPMGDARLPGIAAEDIGKCALGLLKQRDAYVGKTIGVAGEHLTGSQMAAALTRALGQEVRYNAVPPEVYRSFDFPGADDVGNMFQFKRDFNEAFCGARNPAVARALNPGLLTFDQWLAANKGQIPLS, from the coding sequence ATGGGAGACAAGCGGATTATTGCGGTTGTCGGAGCCACAGGTCTGCAGGGCGGCGGGTTGGCGCGGGCGATTCTCGTCGATCGAACCAGCGGGATGGCGGTTCGTGCCTTGACCAGAGATGTGCATTCGGACAAGGCGAAGGAGCTGGCTCGACTCGGTGCGGAAGTCGTTGCGACGGATGTCGGAGACGTCGAGAGTCTGAAACGGGCCTTTGCCGGGGCCTATGGGGCGTTTTGTGTCACCTTTTTCTGGGCGCATCTTTCTCCGGAGAGAGAGTTTGCTGAAGCAGAGGCGATGGCCAAGGCGGCCAAGGCAGCGGGGTTGCAGCATGTGATCTGGTCCACGCTGGAGGACACGCGCCGCTGGATTCCCCTCGCCGACAATCGAATGCCGACGCTCCTGGGAAAGTATAAGGTGCCGCACTTCGATGCCAAGGGAGAGGCGGACCAGGTCTTCAGGCAGCTCGGAGTGCCTACGACCTTCTTGCTGACCTCCTTCTATTGGGACAATCTTATCCATTTCGGCATGGGGCCGAAAAAGGGGCCGGACGGCAGGTTGGCCTTCACCTTGCCGATGGGCGACGCCAGGTTGCCGGGCATCGCGGCAGAAGACATCGGGAAGTGCGCGTTGGGGCTGCTCAAGCAGCGGGACGCGTATGTCGGGAAAACCATCGGCGTGGCAGGGGAGCATCTGACGGGATCACAAATGGCCGCTGCCTTGACCAGGGCCCTCGGCCAGGAGGTGCGTTACAACGCGGTCCCGCCGGAGGTCTACCGCAGTTTCGATTTCCCTGGAGCCGATGATGTGGGCAACATGTTTCAATTCAAACGTGATTTCAACGAGGCGTTCTGCGGCGCGCGCAATCCGGCCGTCGCGCGGGCACTCAACCCGGGGTTATTGACGTTCGACCAGTGGCTGGCGGCGAACAAGGGGCAGATTCCGTTATCCTGA
- a CDS encoding sodium-solute symporter, putative yields the protein MLLAFVILYLALSVGIGLYAATRVHSSGDFAVAGRRLPLPVVTATVFATWFGAETVLGISATFVKDGLRAVVADPFGSSLCLILAGLFFARRLYRLNLLTIGDYYRLRYNRAVEVLCTLCIVASYLGWVSAQIKALGLVFNIVTDGAMGQPAGMVLGAAIVLTYTTFGGMFSVAVLDFVQITIIMGGMLYIGSVVSGLAGGVEQVVAHAAAAGKLDFFPPARLDAWIPFLGAWVTMMFGSIPQQDVFQRITSARDERTAVRGSVLGGSLYFCFAFVPMFLAYSATLIDPEQVAGLLKRDSQLVLPTLIAQHTPVAAQIVFFGALLSAIMSCSSATLLAPSVAFSENIVKGFMPTIGDHGLLRVMRTVLIGFTATVLLFALNSEASIFKMVESAYKVTLVAAFVPLCAGLYWPKATTQGALLAITTGLGTWITLELSGPFDPVWPPQLVGFLAAVVGMVAGSLLPQRVGRSAGLAYPARRPPLATPVE from the coding sequence ATGCTCCTCGCCTTCGTGATTCTCTATCTTGCCCTTTCGGTAGGGATCGGGCTCTACGCAGCGACCCGCGTCCACAGCAGCGGCGATTTTGCCGTAGCCGGCCGGCGCTTGCCCCTTCCCGTGGTAACGGCGACGGTCTTTGCGACCTGGTTCGGCGCAGAAACCGTGTTGGGTATTTCGGCCACGTTCGTCAAGGACGGCTTGCGCGCGGTGGTGGCCGATCCGTTCGGATCGAGCCTCTGTTTGATTCTGGCCGGCTTGTTCTTCGCCCGCCGGTTGTATCGCTTGAACCTGCTCACGATCGGGGACTATTACCGCCTCCGGTACAATCGGGCCGTCGAGGTCCTCTGTACTCTGTGCATCGTGGCGTCTTACCTCGGGTGGGTGTCGGCGCAGATCAAGGCGCTCGGACTGGTGTTCAACATCGTGACGGACGGCGCGATGGGCCAGCCGGCCGGCATGGTGTTGGGGGCGGCGATCGTCCTGACCTACACCACCTTCGGCGGCATGTTTTCCGTGGCGGTTCTCGATTTCGTCCAGATCACCATCATCATGGGCGGCATGCTCTACATCGGGTCGGTGGTGAGCGGCTTGGCCGGAGGGGTGGAACAGGTGGTCGCCCATGCGGCGGCGGCGGGGAAGTTGGACTTCTTTCCGCCGGCCAGACTCGATGCCTGGATACCGTTTCTCGGCGCATGGGTGACGATGATGTTCGGATCGATCCCGCAGCAGGATGTGTTTCAGCGGATTACCTCGGCGCGGGACGAACGGACGGCCGTGCGGGGATCGGTGCTCGGAGGATCGCTCTATTTTTGCTTCGCATTCGTGCCGATGTTCCTGGCCTATTCGGCGACCCTGATCGATCCAGAGCAGGTGGCGGGGCTGCTGAAACGGGACTCCCAACTCGTGCTGCCCACGCTGATCGCGCAGCACACGCCGGTCGCGGCGCAGATCGTGTTTTTCGGCGCGCTGCTGTCCGCCATCATGAGCTGCTCCTCGGCCACGTTGCTCGCGCCGTCGGTCGCGTTCAGCGAGAATATCGTCAAGGGGTTCATGCCCACGATCGGCGACCACGGCTTGTTGCGGGTGATGCGGACGGTGTTGATCGGTTTTACGGCGACCGTGCTGCTGTTCGCCCTCAATTCTGAGGCGAGTATTTTCAAAATGGTCGAGAGCGCTTACAAGGTCACGCTCGTGGCGGCATTCGTGCCCTTGTGTGCCGGATTGTATTGGCCCAAGGCCACCACGCAGGGGGCGTTGCTCGCTATCACGACCGGGCTCGGCACGTGGATCACATTGGAATTGTCCGGTCCGTTCGATCCGGTGTGGCCGCCGCAGTTGGTCGGGTTCTTGGCGGCAGTCGTCGGCATGGTGGCGGGATCGCTGCTCCCGCAACGGGTCGGTCGCTCAGCCGGATTGGCCTACCCTGCGCGCCGCCCGCCCCTCGCCACGCCGGTGGAGTGA
- a CDS encoding Glutathione S-transferase, omega has translation MPGQPQFPLEQTAAGEFQRQADAFRNWVTADGNSGYPAAAGRYHLYVSLACPWAHRTIIVRSLKRLEPVIGMTVVDPIRDERGWAFRNGPGHSLDPINGFPFLNEAYVATDPAYRGRVTVPVLWDKVTNRIVSNSDDDLMRIFNSEFDRFTDSKVDLYPAPLRPAIDELNSFIYENINDGVYRAGFATSQQAYERAAHRLFEALDRLETRLRDRRYLFGPQFVESDWRLFVTLLRFDAVYHGHFKCNLRRIIDYPNLSGYLKDLYQIAGVADTVDFDHIKRHYYVTHDDINPTRIVPIGPQLDLLSPHGRARLS, from the coding sequence ATGCCGGGACAACCTCAATTTCCTCTCGAACAGACTGCGGCAGGAGAGTTTCAACGGCAGGCCGATGCCTTCCGCAATTGGGTCACTGCAGACGGCAACTCCGGCTACCCAGCCGCAGCAGGACGGTATCACCTGTATGTGTCCTTGGCCTGCCCTTGGGCGCACCGCACGATCATCGTCCGTAGCCTCAAACGTCTGGAACCGGTTATCGGCATGACGGTGGTCGATCCGATCCGTGACGAACGGGGCTGGGCCTTCCGCAACGGCCCCGGCCACTCCCTCGACCCCATCAATGGATTTCCGTTTCTCAACGAGGCCTATGTCGCGACCGACCCAGCCTACCGCGGTCGCGTCACCGTGCCGGTGTTGTGGGACAAGGTGACCAACCGGATCGTCAGCAATTCAGACGACGACCTCATGCGCATCTTCAATAGCGAGTTCGATCGATTCACCGACAGCAAGGTGGATTTGTATCCGGCTCCGCTGCGCCCTGCCATCGACGAGTTGAACAGCTTCATCTATGAGAACATCAACGACGGGGTCTATCGCGCCGGCTTCGCCACCTCGCAACAGGCCTATGAACGGGCGGCCCACCGACTGTTCGAAGCGTTGGACCGGTTGGAGACCAGGCTCCGCGACCGCCGCTATCTCTTCGGGCCACAGTTCGTCGAATCCGATTGGCGGCTGTTCGTCACGTTGCTGCGGTTCGATGCCGTCTACCACGGCCATTTCAAATGCAACCTCCGGCGCATCATCGACTACCCGAACCTCTCCGGCTACCTCAAGGATCTCTACCAGATCGCAGGCGTCGCAGACACCGTCGATTTCGACCACATCAAGCGGCACTACTATGTCACGCATGACGACATCAACCCGACCCGCATCGTCCCGATCGGCCCGCAACTGGATCTGCTGAGCCCACATGGACGGGCCCGGCTCTCCTGA
- a CDS encoding FKBP-type peptidyl-prolyl cis-trans isomerase FkpA precursor, producing MRHVIGALSAVVLLLSSAAWAADPANDEQKTLYALGIAISQSLGPFTLNEPELEFVKAGLADGVLKRPQKVDLQVFGPKIQELQQRRASALAEVEKKAGAGFLAKAAAEPGAKKTESGAIITTIKEGKGATPKATDTVKVHYHGTLTDGTVFDSSVKRGEPATFPLNQVIKCWTEAVQLIKVGGKSRLVCPSAIAYGDRGSPPVIKPGATLVFEVELLDIVKQ from the coding sequence ATGCGCCATGTGATCGGTGCCCTCTCCGCAGTCGTCCTCCTCCTTTCCTCAGCAGCCTGGGCAGCCGACCCGGCCAACGATGAACAGAAAACGCTCTATGCGCTCGGCATCGCCATCAGCCAATCGCTCGGGCCCTTCACCCTGAACGAACCGGAACTTGAGTTCGTCAAGGCCGGCTTGGCGGACGGGGTGCTCAAGCGACCGCAGAAGGTCGACTTGCAGGTGTTCGGTCCGAAGATTCAAGAGCTGCAGCAAAGGCGGGCCTCCGCACTGGCCGAAGTCGAAAAGAAAGCCGGGGCCGGGTTCCTCGCCAAGGCCGCGGCGGAACCAGGCGCGAAGAAAACGGAGTCGGGCGCCATCATCACCACCATCAAGGAAGGCAAGGGTGCGACCCCGAAAGCCACCGATACCGTGAAGGTCCATTACCACGGGACGTTGACCGACGGCACCGTCTTCGACAGCTCGGTCAAGCGCGGCGAACCGGCGACCTTCCCGCTCAACCAAGTCATCAAGTGTTGGACCGAAGCGGTGCAGCTGATCAAGGTCGGCGGCAAGAGCCGGTTGGTCTGTCCGTCGGCGATCGCCTACGGCGACCGAGGGTCACCTCCGGTCATCAAGCCTGGCGCCACGTTGGTGTTCGAAGTCGAGCTGCTGGACATCGTCAAGCAGTAG